The Planococcus halocryophilus nucleotide sequence GAATTAAAAAATACAGTCGGCGTTCCGGTTGAACTAGATGGCAAACCGCATGCCTTGTTTATGCGACCAAATATTGGGCTGTTGTTTCAAGAGCTCCACTTGTTGTTTGGTGGCTTGGCAGTGGCAATTATTTTATTGAGTTTTGTTGGCATGTTAGTCGTTGCCCGATTACTGATTCAACCCATTACAAAATTGACCGAAGCGACCGAAAAAATGGGAACAGAAACGTTTGATGTCCCCATAGCCATTCACCGGAAAGATGAAATTGGCCGTCTTGCAGATCAATTTTCAACGATGCGTTCCCGAATCGAGCAGTCTACATTAAAACGAAAGGAATTCGTGCACAATGTATCACACGATATCCAATCACCACTTCATACCATTCAAAGTTATTTAGCCTTGCTTGAAAAAGATGGCATTGCCAAAGAAGAAAAAGAACAGTACACAGCGGTTATTCAAGACGAAACAACGCGTTTATCTTTACTAACAAAACAACTGCTGACGTTGGCGTCATTTGATGCGGAAGCAGCAGAATTGGTCGAAACCGTATCTGTGGACCAGCAGCTTCAGCAAACTTTGTCGCATTTACGGTTTGCTTTTGAAGAAAAAGAACTTGGCATATCAGCGCAACTCGCAGAAGGGCAAGTTAAAGGCAACGGTGTCCTTCTACAAACAGTGTGGGAAAACTTACTGACCAATGCGATTAAATACAGCGAACCTGGCAGTCTGATTGACGTTCGGTTAAGGTCTACTGCAGAACATGTGATTTTGGACTTGCAAGACGAAGGGATTGGCATGTCCCCGGCTGAAGTGGAACACGCTTTTGACCGTTTCTACCGAGCAGATCACGCTCGGACACGTTCGACAAAAGGATCTGGTCTTGGACTCGCGATTGTGAAAGAAGTTGTCGAGTTACACGGCGGAACCGTCGAGATTTCCAGCAGGCTGGGTAAAGGTTCAACTGTTCATGTAGTACTTCCACGTGTTTAAATTTTATACAGCTGTACTAAACGTTTTTTATTGCGTTTAGTACAGCTTTTTTTCTTAAGTAAATATATTTTCCGTAATTGTCACCCGTCGTTCATCTTCCGTTCATGTTGGCAGCTTAAAGTAAAGTTATTAAAGAAACCGGAGGCGTTCCCATGAACATCGCATGGAAAGAAATTAAGAAAAATAAAGTGAGATTTGCCATTTTAGGTTCGATTGTATTTCTTGTTAGCTTGTTGACGTTTATCATATCAGGCCTAGCAAATGGCTTATCGCAAGACAATGCAGCGCTTATTAAAGATTTACCAGACGGCCAGTTTCACATGACCGAAGATGCGGAAGGCACACATAATTTGTCGCGCATCGACCTTGAAATTCAAGATCAAACATTAACAGAGACACAAGATGCTGTTGCTTTGTCGATTCAAATGGGCTTTTTAAATGACGAAGAAGACAAACAACGCAGTGTCGCATTTGTCACTACGACCGAGTCTTCCCTATTTGAAGATGTGAAAGCCGGCGAAATTGTACTCGATCGTTCATTAGAAGAAGCATGCTTAAAAGTTGGGGATGTTTTAACGAATGATCAGTTTAGTGGAGAGTTTATCGTTAAAGGGTTTGCCGAGCAGCAAAAGTACAGTCACGCTCCTGTTGCTTTTATCAACATGGCAAACTACAAAGAAATTTACCGTACCGATGAAATGCAATTACTCTTTGTACCAGAAAGTGACGAGTACCCAACTATTGCTGGACTTGAATCTTACACAAACAAAGAATTTCTATCTGCTATTCCAAGTTATAGCGCAGAACAACTGTCACTTAACATGATCGTTTGGTTTTTAGTTGTCATTAGTGCCTTACTGTTTGCGATTTTCTTCTATATGATGAACGTCCAAAAAATTGGCTTGTATGGCATTTTAAAAGCAATTGGGGTAAAAACAAGTACCTTGTTCAAAATGATGTGGACGCAAATGTTCTTTATTACGACCATCGCACTTGTCTTTTCAATCACGTTGAGCCAATTGTTCAATCAATTTGCACCAGCAGGAATGCCGTTTAGTTTAACCGCTACTGTGACGATTCAATTATCGATTGTGTTTTTAGTCATTGGGTTTATCGGCGCCACTTTATCTGGTATTCAAATTAAAAAAGTCGAACCATTACAAGCAATTCAACAAGGAGAGGTTTAAGATGACGATTTTTGCAGCTAAAGAAGTTCGAAAAACATTTACAAATGGGGAAGTCGCAGAAGAAATATTAAAAGGAATCGACCTGTCTCTTCACGAAAGTGAAATTACAGCATTAGTTGGTGCTTCTGGATCTGGTAAAAGTACGTTACTAACAATTGCAGCGGGATTGCAACCAACTTCAGACGGACAAATTGTCTTTAACGGTCAAAATATGACCGATATGACTTCTGAACAAATTCGGCAAATTCGGGCAAGTGAGTTCGGTTTTGTTTTCCAAGCGGCTCACTTAGTACCATTTTTAACTGTAGAAGAACAATTATTGCTTATGCTCGATGTTGCTGGAACTAAATTGTCGAAAAAACAACAAAAAAAAGAAGTTGCCGAATTGCTTGAACAAGTCGGCATGGACCACCGAAAAGACGCTTATCCCGCTTCTTTATCCGGCGGTGAAAAACAACGCGTTGCTATTGCTCGCGCCATTATCCACAAACCGAAAATGTTGTTCGCCGATGAACCAACGGCAAGTCTCGATTCAAAACGTTCAAAAGATGTGATGTCTTTAATTCGCGATTTAACGAAAACGTTGCGAATCACAACGTTAATGGTGACGCATGATGAAGAAATGCTGTCGTATGCGGATCATGTTATTGCGATGAAAGATGGATTGGTTGAATTACTACCAACAAAAAAGGAAGGCACGTGCTAATTGAGCACGTGCCTTCCTTTTTTGTTGCGCTCATTAGAAACCGCTGATTTCCCCGTTACACCAACTTATTGTTGGATGATGCAAAGTCCCCTCATTAAACAATATTAATGTTATACTAGACTCGAGTTTTTATATACAGAATATTTAGTCTATTAATAACCTTTTTCACTATCATCTAAAATTACACAGTGACATAAATGTCAGTATTGTTTTTATTGTCACAACATGTGAAGGTGAACTTAGAAAACAAAAGGGAGTAGGAATATAAATATGAAAAGTAGAGCAGCTGTCGCATTTAAAGCAGGAGAACCCCTACAAATCGTAGAGATCGACGTAGAGGAACCAAAAGCAAAAGAAGTCATGGTCAAAATTTTGTATACATCAGTTTGCCACACTGATGCGTTCACGTTATCAGGCGATGACCCAGAAGGCGTGTTCCCTGCCGTGTTAGGACATGAAGGCGGCGGTGTCGTGGTATCTGTCGGAGAAGGCGTAACATCTGTAAAACCAGGAGATCACGTAATTCCGCTTTACACAGCTGAATGTGGCGAGTGCAAATTCTGTTTGTCTGGTAAAACGAATTTGTGTAGTGCAGTACGTGAAACCCAAGGAAAAGGCTTAATGACCGATGGTACAACGCGCTTTTCTTATAATGGTGAGCCGGTTTATCATTATATGGGCACAAGCACATTTAGTGAATATACGGTTGTTAATGAAGTGAGCTTAGCAAAAGTTGATGAAGACGCACCGTTAGACAAAGTTTGCTTGCTTGGCTGTGGCGTCACAACAGGCATGGGCGCAGTGAAAAACACTGCCAAAGTTGAAGAAGGTGCGGTGGCTGCCGTATTTGGAGTAGGCGCAATTGGTTTAGCGGTTGTTCAGGGACTTGTTAAAGCAAATGCTAGTCGTATTATTGTAATTGATTTGAACGAAGATAAATTTGAATTGGCGAAAAAGATGGGCGCAACTGATTTTATCAACCCATCAAAATTTGATAAGCCGATTCAAGAAGTGATTGTGGAAATGACCGATGGCGGCGTAGACTACAGCTTTGAGTGTATTGGAAATGTTGACGTAATGCGATCAGCTCTTGAATGTTGCCACAAAGGATGGGGCGAAAGCATTATCCTTGGTGTCGCTGGTGCTGGAAAAGAAATTAGCACACGCCCATTCCAATTGGTAACCGGACGCGTATGGCGCGGATCAGCATTTGGTGGCGTAAAAGGACGCACTGAATTGCCAGGAATGGTCAAAGACTTTATGAACGGGGACATTGATTTAGAATCATTCATCACGCATCAACTAGATTTCCAAGACATTAACAAAGCATTTGAACTCTTGCATAATGGTGAATCGATTCGCACAATCTTAACTTATAAATAATAAGTTAAACCCCATTATGTTAATGAACAAAATAATGAATATATCCTAGGAGGAAATATTAAAATGACTACTCAATTACATCCGAAATTAGATAACGGCATTAACGACTATCCAGAAGTAAAAGACTTTGCAGGCGGAACTTTACAATGCCTTTGCGATTCAAACAAAGTTGAAGTAAAAATAGGCGCGCAAACTTTGCATAACCACGCATGTGGTTGTTCGAAATGCTGGAAACCTGAAGGCGCTACATTCTCATTGGTAGCTGTAGTCCCTCGCGAAAACGTTGAAGTCATCAGCAACGAAGACAAATTGGCGATTGTTGATGAAACAACTGCAATTCAAAGACATTTCTGTACAGAATGTAACGCTCACATGTTCGGCCGTATCGAGAACAAAGATCATGCATTTTATGGTTTAGATTTCGTTCATACTGAACTATCAGAAGACAAAGGATGGTCTGCACCTCAATTCGCAGCATTCGTATCATCTATTATTGAAACAGGTACACCGACTTCAGAAATGGATGGCATTCGTAAAAAGTTAAACGACCTTGGATTACCTACCTACGATGTATTGTCACCTGCATTGATGGACGTGATCGCTGCTAAAACGGCTGAATTAAACGACACGTTACAGAAGTAAAAATGAATTAATATGAAAAGCTGCAGATAAACTCCATCGAGAGTTTGTCTGCAGCTTTTTTATATAAGATAGTATTAATTTCCTTTTCATTTTCTCTCTCCTATTTAACTATTAATTGCGCTGTTTTTTTCTATCAAACAAAATCCATATGTAATATGCAGCAACTCCCGCAATCACTACTAAAGTTTGCAATTCTCTTGGTAAAAAAAGATATAAGAAGATAGCTACTAATATTAATGGGATCATTAAAGCAAAATACACTTTCACTTTTTTATCTTTGACAATTTCATAATCAGTTATTTTTCGGTTGACATACTACCGCAGGTCTTTTTATCACCATAATATATAGAGTGAATAATGGAATTATTTACATATGATTTTCTCGAACATGAAATCCTATACCCTAATCAAAATAACTTCATCTTTGTACAAAAGAAATTATCAAACTCTACAGTAATGAATATTTCTTACTCTAAAATACCATATTTTGGATAAAAGTAATTCTCTTATCCCATTAAAAGGTTTATAATGAGAGTCATAAGAATCATGCTATCCCAATAATTTGGAAAGCAATAATCCTGCTTTCCAAAACGAGGTGAACCATATCACTAACTTCCGTACGATCCATTGGTTCGGCCTATATATATTCCTCCACATTTCCATTTACTATTCTTGGATTTTTTTCAGTGAAACAAGTGACAGCACATTTGTGTTGGTGGAAAATCTTATCTCGTGGTTTGCGCCAGTCGTAGCTTTTGTGACCTTGTTTATTGTTTACCGAAAGTCAGCCGGCAGGATGCGTCTTTTTTGGTTATTGCTTTCTTTTGGTAGTTTAAGCTATGCCATTGCTGAAGGCATCTGGGTTTATAGCCATAATGTTTCACTTGTGGAGCCTAATTACCCGGGTTGGCCAGATCCTTTTTATTTTCTACAAATCTTTTTCTATTTAGCAGCGTTTATTTACCACCTTGTACAAAGGAAAGAAAACGCTTATCAAATAAAATTCATCTTTGATATTATGATTATCATTGCTGTCTCTACTTCTCTAAGTTGGCATTACCTAATTCAACTTTTGCTGCCAGAGGCCACTGCTTCGCTACTCTTGTTTGCCGTATCTATCGGTTATCCTGTCGGCGATTTACTACTTCTGTTCGGTGCAGTTAGTTTATATATCGGCTATTCTCACACCTTATCACCGCGTGTATTGACTTTAATTATCGCTGGATTGGTTTTCCAGGTATTCGCTGATACTGCTTACTTATACTCTACCGTTGCCGATACGTACAGCTCGGGTAGTTTTTATGATCCGTTGTGGTCTTTAAGTCTATTGCTCGTGGCACTTTCAGGCTTGTATTCGTTAGATCCCGTTAAAAAATCTGTTTCAGGCAAGATTTTTATGCAAATAACTGACCGAATTTCGGTTCGTATGCTGCTGCCTTATTGTAGTTTACTCATGCTGTTTATCGTTATTATTGTTGAAGAAAGTAATCATACGAGAGGCTTGATTGCTGGGGCTTTTGTAGCGACTGCCTTGATCGTCACGAGACAGATTTTTACGTTGCGAGATAACCGAAGATTGTTGTTTAATTATGACCAATTGACATCTGAGCTTGAGCAGAAAATTGAACAACGAACGGTAGAAGTTACATCTAAAAACGAACAATTAGAAGGCGCTATTCAACAAGTAGAGCATATCGCTTACCATGATGAATTGACCGGATTGCCCAATAGAAGATTATTTCTTAAAAATTTAGAGTCTTCCATGGCTAGCGCTGATGAAAATTCTCAAAAACTCGCTGTAGTGTTCATTGATTTAGATCGATTTAAAAATATTAACGATACGTTCGGTCACGAGTTTGGCGATTTGTTACTACAAGACTTTTCACGAAAAATTTCAGAAAACCTGCGCTCTATTGATACCATTTCACGTCAAGGTGGGGATGAATTCACCCTTATCCTTAATAATATTCAAGATGAAACAGATATCACGCCAACTATTCA carries:
- the gfa gene encoding S-(hydroxymethyl)glutathione synthase, whose translation is MTTQLHPKLDNGINDYPEVKDFAGGTLQCLCDSNKVEVKIGAQTLHNHACGCSKCWKPEGATFSLVAVVPRENVEVISNEDKLAIVDETTAIQRHFCTECNAHMFGRIENKDHAFYGLDFVHTELSEDKGWSAPQFAAFVSSIIETGTPTSEMDGIRKKLNDLGLPTYDVLSPALMDVIAAKTAELNDTLQK
- a CDS encoding sensor histidine kinase, which gives rise to MSLYVKFIWFTFATMLISSTIAFFGMNTYYHSQLKGENNDKNMTIAMSFADFLDKLPADQTRDALVTLGDAGYQLYVTDGATVERYGGDYRDETISPSEVQQVLDGTEFNGIRDFPKETFVTGFFANELKNTVGVPVELDGKPHALFMRPNIGLLFQELHLLFGGLAVAIILLSFVGMLVVARLLIQPITKLTEATEKMGTETFDVPIAIHRKDEIGRLADQFSTMRSRIEQSTLKRKEFVHNVSHDIQSPLHTIQSYLALLEKDGIAKEEKEQYTAVIQDETTRLSLLTKQLLTLASFDAEAAELVETVSVDQQLQQTLSHLRFAFEEKELGISAQLAEGQVKGNGVLLQTVWENLLTNAIKYSEPGSLIDVRLRSTAEHVILDLQDEGIGMSPAEVEHAFDRFYRADHARTRSTKGSGLGLAIVKEVVELHGGTVEISSRLGKGSTVHVVLPRV
- a CDS encoding ABC transporter permease, which encodes MNIAWKEIKKNKVRFAILGSIVFLVSLLTFIISGLANGLSQDNAALIKDLPDGQFHMTEDAEGTHNLSRIDLEIQDQTLTETQDAVALSIQMGFLNDEEDKQRSVAFVTTTESSLFEDVKAGEIVLDRSLEEACLKVGDVLTNDQFSGEFIVKGFAEQQKYSHAPVAFINMANYKEIYRTDEMQLLFVPESDEYPTIAGLESYTNKEFLSAIPSYSAEQLSLNMIVWFLVVISALLFAIFFYMMNVQKIGLYGILKAIGVKTSTLFKMMWTQMFFITTIALVFSITLSQLFNQFAPAGMPFSLTATVTIQLSIVFLVIGFIGATLSGIQIKKVEPLQAIQQGEV
- a CDS encoding ABC transporter ATP-binding protein, which codes for MTIFAAKEVRKTFTNGEVAEEILKGIDLSLHESEITALVGASGSGKSTLLTIAAGLQPTSDGQIVFNGQNMTDMTSEQIRQIRASEFGFVFQAAHLVPFLTVEEQLLLMLDVAGTKLSKKQQKKEVAELLEQVGMDHRKDAYPASLSGGEKQRVAIARAIIHKPKMLFADEPTASLDSKRSKDVMSLIRDLTKTLRITTLMVTHDEEMLSYADHVIAMKDGLVELLPTKKEGTC
- a CDS encoding putative bifunctional diguanylate cyclase/phosphodiesterase, producing MENLISWFAPVVAFVTLFIVYRKSAGRMRLFWLLLSFGSLSYAIAEGIWVYSHNVSLVEPNYPGWPDPFYFLQIFFYLAAFIYHLVQRKENAYQIKFIFDIMIIIAVSTSLSWHYLIQLLLPEATASLLLFAVSIGYPVGDLLLLFGAVSLYIGYSHTLSPRVLTLIIAGLVFQVFADTAYLYSTVADTYSSGSFYDPLWSLSLLLVALSGLYSLDPVKKSVSGKIFMQITDRISVRMLLPYCSLLMLFIVIIVEESNHTRGLIAGAFVATALIVTRQIFTLRDNRRLLFNYDQLTSELEQKIEQRTVEVTSKNEQLEGAIQQVEHIAYHDELTGLPNRRLFLKNLESSMASADENSQKLAVVFIDLDRFKNINDTFGHEFGDLLLQDFSRKISENLRSIDTISRQGGDEFTLILNNIQDETDITPTIHRIQSAFLNSLSIKNQELHVSMSIGIAVYPDNGNTTSELLKHADSAMYSAKAKGKNNYQFFSDDMSLIVSRKIALENELRRALTNKEFLLHYQPQFNAHTGEITGMEALVRWQITDGEIISPANFIPLAEETRLILPLGEWVLNTACEQVKIWHDAGHSHLKLAVNLSPLQFLDDDLLDMVGRALDQTGFPASSLELEITENVAVDDIDLALLRMQALKELGVNLAIDDFGTGYCSLSYLKKFPLTNLKIAQSFVRDMAINPHDEALVEAMVLIGHKLNMSVIAEGVETEEQLALLKELGCDEIQGYLFSKPLTTDHFSQLLSKEFATKNPVY
- a CDS encoding S-(hydroxymethyl)glutathione dehydrogenase/class III alcohol dehydrogenase, translating into MKSRAAVAFKAGEPLQIVEIDVEEPKAKEVMVKILYTSVCHTDAFTLSGDDPEGVFPAVLGHEGGGVVVSVGEGVTSVKPGDHVIPLYTAECGECKFCLSGKTNLCSAVRETQGKGLMTDGTTRFSYNGEPVYHYMGTSTFSEYTVVNEVSLAKVDEDAPLDKVCLLGCGVTTGMGAVKNTAKVEEGAVAAVFGVGAIGLAVVQGLVKANASRIIVIDLNEDKFELAKKMGATDFINPSKFDKPIQEVIVEMTDGGVDYSFECIGNVDVMRSALECCHKGWGESIILGVAGAGKEISTRPFQLVTGRVWRGSAFGGVKGRTELPGMVKDFMNGDIDLESFITHQLDFQDINKAFELLHNGESIRTILTYK